In one Gloeocapsa sp. PCC 73106 genomic region, the following are encoded:
- the fabI gene encoding enoyl-ACP reductase FabI: MLNLSGKRALVTGIANNRSIAWGIAQQLAQGGAELGITYLPDEKGRFEKKVKELVEPLNPTLFLPCNVEDEAQVEETFAQVKENWGKLDILIHCLAFANKDDLVGDFSNLSRDGFQTALNISAYSLTRLAKAAKPLMTEGGSIVTLTYLGGVRVISNYNVMGIAKAALEMSVRYLAAELGPQNIRVNAISAGPIRTLASSAVGGILDMIHHVENIAPLRRTVTQTEVGNTAAFLCSDLASGITGQIIYVDAGYEIMGL; this comes from the coding sequence ATGTTAAATTTATCCGGCAAAAGAGCTCTAGTTACTGGTATTGCTAATAATCGTTCTATCGCTTGGGGTATAGCTCAACAACTCGCTCAAGGGGGAGCAGAACTAGGTATTACCTATCTCCCTGACGAAAAAGGACGCTTTGAAAAAAAGGTCAAAGAATTAGTAGAACCCCTTAACCCTACTCTATTTTTACCCTGCAATGTGGAAGATGAAGCCCAAGTTGAGGAAACTTTTGCTCAAGTTAAAGAAAATTGGGGAAAGTTAGATATTTTGATTCATTGCTTAGCTTTCGCTAATAAGGATGATCTAGTAGGTGATTTTAGTAATCTTTCTCGAGATGGTTTTCAAACTGCTTTAAATATTAGCGCCTATTCTCTTACTCGTTTGGCTAAAGCTGCAAAACCCTTGATGACTGAAGGCGGTAGTATCGTAACTCTTACGTATCTAGGAGGAGTTAGGGTTATCTCTAATTATAACGTCATGGGCATAGCTAAAGCTGCTCTAGAAATGAGTGTGCGCTATCTAGCGGCGGAATTAGGACCTCAGAATATAAGAGTTAACGCCATTTCCGCCGGACCGATTCGTACCTTGGCTTCTTCTGCGGTGGGGGGAATTTTAGATATGATTCATCACGTGGAAAATATCGCGCCTCTAAGACGTACTGTCACCCAAACCGAAGTAGGTAATACAGCAGCTTTTTTATGTAGTGATTTAGCGAGTGGTATCACTGGACAGATTATCTACGTAGACGCAGGATACGAAATTATGGGTTTGTAA
- the ntcA gene encoding global nitrogen regulator NtcA encodes MELSVTQDKPLATVFRQIGGGVYSPMVETFDRGKTIFFPGDPAERVYFLLKGAVKLSRVYEAGEEITVALLRENSVFGVLSLITGEKSDRFYHAVAFTPVELLSAPIDSFKQSLKENSELSMLMLQGLSSRILQTEMMIETLAHRDMGSRLVSFLLILCRDFGFPTAEGIRIDLKLSHQAIAEAIGSTRVTVTRLLGELRQEEMISIYKKKITVHNPVVLSQQFT; translated from the coding sequence ATGGAACTATCCGTAACTCAAGATAAACCGTTAGCTACTGTATTTCGTCAAATCGGTGGGGGAGTTTATTCACCCATGGTGGAGACTTTTGATCGTGGTAAAACTATCTTTTTTCCCGGAGATCCCGCAGAAAGAGTCTACTTTCTCCTCAAAGGAGCCGTAAAACTCTCTAGAGTCTATGAAGCAGGAGAAGAGATTACCGTCGCTTTACTCAGAGAAAATAGCGTTTTTGGAGTCTTATCTCTGATTACAGGAGAAAAATCTGACCGTTTTTACCACGCCGTCGCTTTTACTCCGGTAGAATTATTGAGTGCTCCTATCGATAGTTTTAAACAGTCCCTCAAGGAAAATTCTGAATTATCTATGTTAATGTTACAGGGGCTATCATCGAGAATTTTGCAAACAGAAATGATGATTGAAACCCTAGCACATAGGGATATGGGTTCTCGTCTAGTCAGTTTTCTCTTGATTCTTTGTCGCGATTTTGGTTTCCCTACCGCCGAAGGTATTAGAATAGATTTGAAACTGTCTCACCAAGCGATCGCCGAAGCGATAGGCTCAACTCGTGTGACCGTTACTCGTTTACTAGGCGAACTCAGACAGGAAGAAATGATCTCAATCTATAAAAAGAAAATCACAGTTCATAACCCTGTAGTACTAAGCCAACAATTTACCTAA